A window of Paraburkholderia bryophila contains these coding sequences:
- a CDS encoding HAMP domain-containing protein, with the protein MTIRHRITLLVVLMFVALSAIGGYAVYQTRGSAADVRKVTEGVVPSALASADLVSQVKDVQLATMTLVYAPDANMVTQAQDELKKKKASLQQALALQAKDAASHAQQGLVSQANDSLENYFSAITETAKMKADGKNELAQAYLFANVAQYRDELEGIVETLRVEKNRQKDDAITALNATLSTTTTAIAIVTGIAIILLTSIGSLLYRQITRPLSRMQAMMSEIASSQDFTRRVPVGRLDEIGHSIVAFNGMIEKIQESSAQLKQKTADIQAMLQNMQQGILTVVDGAVIHSEYSAYLEDIFETKDIAGRGLMDLVFGDTDLGSDALSQVDAAAHACLGEDCMNFVFNQHLLVGEISKRMPDGRAKILDLSWSAITDENDVIVRLMLCVRDVTELRKLAAEASEQRRRLDMIGEILAVSEEKFHHFIESSAGFVSENERIIRKHSEADHAAIVELFRNMHTIKGNARTYNLQHLTNVVHETEQSYHELRQPDADRPWDQDHLMQELTRVREAIESYAKINEHSLGRKGKGLANEAGNAGRFVMVEKDDIQRTLSMLDQTNAGELHELQSMRDAMRRTLRALGSESVADALSGVLDSLPSLASELGKPAPDVRIDDNGYRLRGQAGGTLNDVFMHLLRNSMDHGIETADMRGAHGKTPAGTIDIEVGVDSGALQITLSDDGRGLALERIRGIAAERGWINGDEALSDEAIADFIFRPGFSTAETVTEVSGRGVGMDAVRAFLKREHGSIELRFTDDHKGAAFRQFQTIVCLPDSFAVDTLGVNARGETGELQLDAMAD; encoded by the coding sequence CTTGTCGGCGATCGGCGGCTACGCCGTTTATCAGACGCGCGGCAGCGCGGCCGACGTACGCAAGGTGACGGAAGGTGTGGTGCCCAGCGCGCTCGCCTCCGCCGACCTCGTCTCGCAAGTCAAGGACGTGCAACTTGCCACGATGACGCTGGTCTACGCGCCCGATGCCAACATGGTGACGCAGGCGCAGGACGAGCTGAAGAAGAAAAAAGCCTCGCTGCAACAGGCGCTCGCCTTGCAGGCTAAAGACGCCGCGAGCCACGCGCAGCAAGGTCTCGTTTCGCAGGCCAACGACAGCCTCGAGAACTATTTCTCCGCGATTACCGAAACGGCGAAGATGAAGGCCGACGGCAAGAACGAACTCGCCCAGGCCTATCTGTTCGCCAACGTCGCGCAATACCGCGACGAACTCGAAGGCATCGTCGAGACCTTGCGCGTCGAGAAGAATCGCCAGAAAGACGACGCGATCACGGCGTTGAACGCCACGCTATCGACCACCACCACGGCGATTGCTATCGTCACCGGTATCGCGATCATTCTGCTGACGTCGATCGGCTCGCTGCTGTACCGCCAGATCACACGCCCGCTGAGCCGCATGCAGGCCATGATGAGCGAGATCGCGTCGAGCCAGGACTTCACGCGCCGCGTGCCGGTGGGCCGACTCGACGAGATCGGTCATTCGATCGTCGCGTTCAACGGCATGATCGAGAAGATTCAGGAAAGCTCGGCGCAACTGAAGCAGAAAACCGCCGACATTCAGGCGATGTTGCAGAACATGCAGCAAGGTATTCTGACCGTGGTCGACGGCGCGGTGATCCACTCGGAGTACTCGGCGTATCTGGAAGACATCTTCGAAACCAAGGACATTGCCGGCCGGGGCCTGATGGACCTCGTGTTCGGCGACACCGATCTCGGTTCGGACGCGCTCTCGCAAGTCGATGCCGCCGCTCATGCGTGCCTTGGCGAAGACTGCATGAACTTCGTGTTCAATCAGCATCTGCTGGTCGGCGAGATTTCGAAGCGCATGCCCGACGGTCGCGCGAAAATTCTCGACCTGAGCTGGTCGGCGATTACCGATGAAAACGACGTGATCGTGCGCTTGATGCTGTGCGTGCGCGACGTCACCGAATTGCGCAAGCTCGCGGCGGAAGCCAGCGAACAGCGTCGCCGTCTCGACATGATCGGCGAGATTCTCGCGGTCAGCGAAGAGAAGTTCCATCACTTCATCGAAAGCTCGGCCGGGTTCGTCAGCGAGAACGAGCGCATTATCCGCAAGCATTCGGAAGCGGATCACGCAGCGATCGTCGAGCTGTTCCGCAACATGCACACCATCAAGGGCAATGCGCGCACGTATAACCTGCAGCATCTGACCAACGTCGTCCACGAAACCGAGCAGAGCTATCACGAACTGCGCCAGCCGGATGCGGACCGCCCGTGGGATCAGGATCACCTGATGCAGGAATTGACGCGCGTGCGCGAAGCGATCGAAAGCTACGCGAAGATCAACGAACACAGCCTCGGCCGCAAGGGTAAGGGTCTGGCCAACGAAGCAGGCAACGCCGGCCGTTTCGTGATGGTCGAGAAAGACGACATTCAACGCACGCTGAGCATGCTCGATCAAACCAACGCCGGCGAACTGCATGAACTGCAATCCATGCGCGACGCGATGCGCCGCACGCTGCGGGCGCTGGGTAGCGAGAGCGTGGCCGACGCGCTGTCGGGCGTGCTGGATTCGCTGCCGTCGCTCGCGAGCGAATTGGGCAAGCCGGCGCCGGACGTGCGGATCGACGACAACGGCTACCGTCTGCGTGGCCAGGCGGGCGGCACGCTGAACGACGTGTTCATGCATCTGCTGCGCAATTCGATGGACCACGGCATTGAAACCGCCGACATGCGCGGCGCACACGGCAAGACGCCGGCCGGCACGATCGATATCGAAGTCGGCGTGGACAGCGGTGCATTGCAGATCACGCTGAGCGATGACGGCCGCGGCCTCGCGCTCGAACGGATTCGCGGCATCGCGGCGGAACGCGGCTGGATCAACGGCGACGAAGCACTCAGCGACGAAGCGATTGCCGACTTCATTTTCCGGCCAGGCTTCTCGACTGCGGAAACGGTCACGGAAGTGTCGGGCCGCGGTGTCGGTATGGACGCGGTGCGTGCTTTCCTCAAGCGCGAGCACGGCAGCATCGAACTGCGTTTCACCGACGATCACAAGGGCGCGGCATTCCGTCAGTTCCAGACGATCGTCTGCCTGCCGGACAGCTTCGCGGTGGATACGCTCGGCGTGAACGCGCGCGGTGAAACCGGCGAGCTGCAACTCGACGCGATGGCGGACTGA
- a CDS encoding methyl-accepting chemotaxis protein: protein MIQQYGLAAAAAGSAITALLAFALHKLHSAKLAARLRAEAEARINTLMAEKIDHGDLLRQREEAEQELLALTDQLRDELRQQSASADELRATLDALTGDKDQWTQQAQRIAGEAARLKGLGATFERWHEQMISLMTQNHDMHAKNQELSSIVRHVVIVSLNASIEAARAGPAGRGFAVVASEVRALAARSEELSKSYRDSLHRNDLTTTSTFQDIQAGGKMISASLASVESLANQFYAKLHQVPA from the coding sequence GTGATTCAACAGTATGGTTTAGCGGCAGCAGCAGCCGGCAGCGCGATCACCGCGCTGCTGGCGTTTGCCCTCCACAAGCTGCATAGCGCGAAGCTGGCTGCACGTTTGCGTGCCGAAGCGGAAGCCCGGATCAATACGCTGATGGCCGAGAAGATCGACCATGGTGACTTGCTGCGTCAACGCGAGGAGGCCGAGCAGGAACTGCTCGCGCTGACCGACCAGTTGCGCGACGAGCTGCGGCAGCAATCGGCCAGCGCCGACGAACTGCGCGCCACGCTCGACGCCCTCACCGGCGACAAGGATCAGTGGACCCAGCAAGCCCAGCGGATCGCCGGCGAAGCCGCGCGTCTGAAAGGGCTGGGCGCGACCTTCGAGCGCTGGCACGAGCAGATGATCTCGCTGATGACGCAGAACCACGACATGCACGCGAAGAATCAGGAGCTGTCGTCGATCGTGCGGCATGTGGTGATCGTGTCGCTGAACGCGTCGATCGAAGCGGCGCGCGCGGGTCCGGCGGGTCGCGGTTTCGCGGTGGTGGCCAGCGAAGTGCGCGCACTCGCGGCGCGCTCCGAAGAGTTGTCGAAGAGCTATCGCGATAGTCTGCATCGCAACGACCTGACTACTACGTCCACGTTCCAGGACATTCAGGCGGGCGGCAAGATGATCTCGGCGTCGCTGGCGAGCGTCGAGTCGCTCGCCAATCAGTTTTACGCGAAGCTGCATCAGGTGCCGGCGTGA